The Streptomyces sp. ICC1 DNA window CTCCTTGGTGCAGTAGATGTGCGCGTCGTCCTGGGTGAAACCGCGCGAGCGGGTCAGGCCGTGCACGACGCCCGACTTCTCGTACCGGTACACGGTGCCGAACTCGAAGAGGCGCAGGGGCAGTTCACGGTAGGAACGGCCGCGCGCGTCGAAGATCAGGTTGTGCATCGGGCAGTTCATGGGCTTGAGGTAGTAGTCGGTGCCACCGTCGAGCTGCATGGGGGGGTACATGCCCTCCGCGTACCAGTCCAGGTGGCCGCTCTTCTCGAAGAGGGTGCCCTTGGTGGCGTGCGGGGTGTAGACGAACTCGTAGCCCTCTTCCTCGTGCCGCTTGCGCGAGTAGTCCTCCATGGTGCGGCGGATGACGCCGCCACGGGGGTGGAAGACGGCCAGGCCGGAGCCGATCTCGTCCTGTACGGAGAACAGGTCGAGCTCGGTGCCGAGCTTGCGGTGGTCGCGCTTCTCGGCCTCGACGAGGAAGTCGAGGTGGGCCTTCAGCTCCTCCTTCGACGGCCACGCGGTGCCGTAGATGCGCTGGAGCATCGGGTTCTTCTCGCTGCCGCGCCAGTAGGCGGCGGCGTTGCGCATGAGCTTGAACGCGGGGATGTTGCGGGTGGTGGGCAGGTGGGGACCGCGGCAGAGGTCCTTCCAGCACAGGTCGCCGGTCTTCGCGTCGAAGTTGTCGTAGATGGTCAGCTCGCCGCCGCCCACCTCGACGTTCGCGCCGTCGTCGGACGAGGCCGAGCCCTTGATGCCGATGAGCTCCAGCTTGTACGGCTCGTTCGCGAGCTCCTCGCGGGCCGCCTCGTCGGTGACGACGCGGCGGGCGAAGCGCTGACCGCGCTTCTGGATCTCCTGCATCTTCTTCTCGACGGCCTTGAGGTCATCGGGGGTGAAGGGCTTCGCGACGTCGAAGTCGTAGTAGAAGCCGTCGCGGACCGGCGGGCCGATGCCCAGCTTGGCCTCGGGGAAGAGCTCCTGCACGGCCTGCGCCATGACGTGGGCGGTCGAGTGGCGCAGGATGTCCAGGCCGTCCGGGGAGGAGATCTCCACCGGCTCGACGGTCTCGCCGTCCTGCACCTCGTACGCGAGGTCCTTCAGCTCACCCGCGACGCGCGCGGCGACGATGGTGCGCTCGCCGGCGAAGAGCTCCGCCGCCGTAGTGCCCGTGGCCACCACGCGCTCGTCCCGCTCGGAATCGCGTTGGATGATCACACGGACGTCTGACACCGGTCTGCTCCTGACTCAGGGGGTGCGCGAGCGAACACTGCGCGCCTGAATCGTACCGAGCGGAGTGGCCGCGCCGCTAAACGGTTGGGGACTGCCCCCGCCGGGACCGCTGTGAGCCCCCGCGTCCGAGCGCTCGGACGCGGCCCTGCGGGGGCAGTCCCCGGGCAAGGGGACAGGTCAGTCGTCGGACGGGAGGACCTCCGAGGTGTCCAGGGACTCGTCCAGGGACTTCATGAGGCGGTCGCGCTCGACCTCGTCCAGCGGGACCGGACGGACATCCGCGGCGTCCGTCAGACGGCGGAAGCCGCCCCGCCGCTGCAAGCTCCCGCTGACCCGGATCGGCAGTCCGACCAGGTGGGCGTGGCCCGCGACCCGGTACGACTCCTCGTCGAGGACGACCCGGACGTAAGGGATCTCCGCCCCGGCGAGGACCCGCAGCCGGACCGTGCCCCCGCCGCCCGGGGCCGACCTCCGCATCCGGACCACCGCTCCGGCCACCCGGACGGGTACCGCCGGCTCGTCCCGCGTGTACCGGGCGGCCGCCTCCCGCAGCACCGGGAGGTCGCCGGGCGAGAACTCCACCGGCTCCGGCCGGGCCGCGCACCCCGCCGGCACCCCCGCGGCCGGGGCCCAGGCGAGCGCGATCCGGGCCCCCTCCGAGCCGCGGACCAGCGCGATGAGCGCCTCGGCCAGTTCCCGGCTGACCCCGGCCTCGACCGCCGCGTCGAAGGCGTCCATGCCGCCGGTGGCCCGCTGGTAGTCCACGGCCTCGCGGGCGGCGTGCAGTGCGTGGTGCAGCCGGGTCACGGTGCCCCGGCCCCCGTCGACGGGGACGTACGCCGTCAGCCGACGCCCGCCCGGGGCCGGCCCGACCAGGACCCCGTCCAGCGCCCGCTCCGCCTGGCCGCGGTGGCGGGCCCCGTAGTAGCCGGCCCGGGCCCGGTCGGCCAGTGCTCCGGCGAGGAGCAGCTGGCGGGCGGCCGAGCGGAGCTGTTCCTGGACCGTCCAGTCGGCCTCGCCCTGGAGCCCGTACGCCCCGCGCGGGATCTCGCGCTCCCAGCGGATCTCGTCGCTCGGCACGCTCAGCCCGTACAGCACCTCGCGCGCCGACGGCAGCGCGCTGCGCGCGAGCGCGGTGAGCGCCTCTTCGAGCAGGTCGGCGCAGTCGGGGAAGGCCCGGCTCTCGGGGACGAGGAGGCTGGTGCCGCCGCTGCCCGTGGCGTACGGGGCGGGCGGCGTCCAGCGTCCGTACCGTCCGGCGGCGCCGCCGCGGCGCAGCCAGCCGTGCCGGTGCAGCAGTGCGCCGAGCACGAGGGGATCCACGTGTGCGGGATCGGGGGCGCCCGCGGCGAACTCCGGTGAGGAGAGCGGCTCCAAGTGCGGTGACTGCCAGTTCATCAGGGTGTCCCTCCCGACCCGACCCGGGTCATGATCTCGCAGAGTGCCCGGTCGTCGAAGATCCGCGCGGTCGGGATCCTGACGGTGGTGCGGCGGCGGCCGGTCACGGGCTGTCCGGCGAGATTGGTCCAGTAGCAGCAGTGCCGCAGGTCGAGGCGGTCGTGTCCGGCGCTCAGCCACTGCTCGCGCTCACGCGGTACGAGCATCACGACGAGGATCTTGTGCACGGCGACCGGGCTGCGGGCGAGCTTCACCAGGTGCTCGTTGTCGAGGGTGAAGCCGAAACTGGGCCCGGCCGGTCTGGGTGGTACCTGGTACGTCGCCTTGAGCTGCACCTTGATGGTCACCTCGTCGTCGACGACGTGCTCGGGCGCCCCGTGGCTGACGTGCCAGTCGATGCCGTTGTCCGGAAAGGGCTGGGAGAGCGAGCAGCCGGCCGCGGCGGCGACGGCGTGCAGGTATCCCACCTGGAGGGTCTCCATGCAGGCGGTGGTGGCGAGTGTGCCGCGCAGCGGTCCGCTCCGCGGTTCGGTCCGCCGAGCGATCTGCAGCGCCGGCACCCCGCCCGGTTCGGGCTGCGCGAGCGCCATGGCCGGCTCCCCGTGCCTTCCGGGCTGTCCCGTTTCGAGCGGCCGCGTCAGGCCGCGTCGGGTCCGTGTGAGGGTGGCGGGGTTGACGACCGGTCATGTGCGCGGCCCCCCACTGGAGTTGTCTCCGCAGTCGGCGTGCCGCAAACGGCGTACGGGGCAAAGAGCCCGGGTATCACCGATGCGGGCGAGGGTGGCGGGTCCTGAGGCTGCGGTGCCCGGGTGCGCCCCATCTGCCGACGGGTGACGAGGAGTTCGCCATGACACGCTGGTACGAGGGCCCGCTGGCCGCATTCGACACGGAGACGACCGGGGTGGACGTCGAGCGGGACCGGATCGTGTCCGCCGCTCTGATCGTGCAGGAGTGCGCGGGCGGCCGGGTCCGCGCGACGCGCTGGCTGGTCAATCCCGGTGTGCCGGTGCCGCCGGGGGCCACGGAAGTGCACGGTCTGACCGATGACCACCTCCAGCGAAACGGGCGCTGGCCCGCGCCGGTGGTGGAGGAGATAGCCCGCGCGCTCGGTGAGCAGCAGGTCGCGGGGCGGCCGGTGGTGGTGATGAACGCGC harbors:
- the thrS gene encoding threonine--tRNA ligase → MSDVRVIIQRDSERDERVVATGTTAAELFAGERTIVAARVAGELKDLAYEVQDGETVEPVEISSPDGLDILRHSTAHVMAQAVQELFPEAKLGIGPPVRDGFYYDFDVAKPFTPDDLKAVEKKMQEIQKRGQRFARRVVTDEAAREELANEPYKLELIGIKGSASSDDGANVEVGGGELTIYDNFDAKTGDLCWKDLCRGPHLPTTRNIPAFKLMRNAAAYWRGSEKNPMLQRIYGTAWPSKEELKAHLDFLVEAEKRDHRKLGTELDLFSVQDEIGSGLAVFHPRGGVIRRTMEDYSRKRHEEEGYEFVYTPHATKGTLFEKSGHLDWYAEGMYPPMQLDGGTDYYLKPMNCPMHNLIFDARGRSYRELPLRLFEFGTVYRYEKSGVVHGLTRSRGFTQDDAHIYCTKEQMAEELDRTLTFVLNLLRDYGLTDFYLELSTKDPEKFVGSDEIWEEATATLQQVAEKQGLPLVPDPGGAAFYGPKISVQCRDAIGRTWQMSTVQLDFNLPERFNLEYTGPDGTKQRPVMIHRALFGSIERFFAVLLEHYAGVMPPWLAPVQAVGIPIGDSHVEYLQEFAAEAKKKGLRVEVDASSDRMQKKIRNQQKLKVPFMIIVGDEDMAAGTVSFRYRDGSQENGVPRDQALAKIADVVERRVQV
- a CDS encoding DUF4365 domain-containing protein, translating into MALAQPEPGGVPALQIARRTEPRSGPLRGTLATTACMETLQVGYLHAVAAAAGCSLSQPFPDNGIDWHVSHGAPEHVVDDEVTIKVQLKATYQVPPRPAGPSFGFTLDNEHLVKLARSPVAVHKILVVMLVPREREQWLSAGHDRLDLRHCCYWTNLAGQPVTGRRRTTVRIPTARIFDDRALCEIMTRVGSGGTP